A region from the Lysobacter antibioticus genome encodes:
- the galE gene encoding UDP-glucose 4-epimerase GalE, with translation MKSCILVTGGAGYIGSHVVLQLVERGERVVVLDDLSTGFADAVIGAELVVGDIGDTGSVLRLLRERRVDTVLHLAARTVVSESVSDPLRYYAGNACATRNLLWSCAQAGVANFVFSSSAAVYGMPASGVADELAPTVPINPYGASKLMGEWMLRDHAAASGLRFAVLRYFNVAGSDVRGRIGPVTRNATLLTKVACEVATGKRKHLAIYGTDFATPDGTGVRDYVHVDDLARAHFDALTYLRGGGESVVLNCGYGRGYSVRDVLRAVERANGGPIPVVDAPRRAGDVPLLIADATKIRRVLGWVPRYDDIDAIIGSALAWEHRIDARTPRPTSSRVLEGAALPRPDSPHAMVV, from the coding sequence ATGAAGAGCTGCATACTCGTGACCGGCGGCGCCGGGTACATCGGAAGCCACGTAGTTCTCCAGCTCGTGGAAAGAGGCGAGCGAGTCGTCGTTCTGGACGACCTGAGCACGGGCTTCGCCGACGCGGTCATCGGCGCCGAACTCGTCGTGGGCGATATCGGCGATACCGGCAGCGTCCTGCGCTTGTTGCGCGAGCGCCGGGTCGATACTGTCCTCCACCTGGCTGCCCGGACCGTCGTGTCGGAATCGGTCAGCGACCCTTTGCGCTACTACGCCGGCAATGCCTGCGCCACACGCAACCTGTTGTGGAGTTGCGCGCAAGCCGGGGTGGCGAATTTCGTCTTCTCTTCGTCCGCGGCGGTATACGGAATGCCGGCCTCCGGCGTCGCCGACGAACTGGCGCCGACCGTACCGATCAATCCCTACGGGGCATCGAAGTTGATGGGCGAATGGATGCTGCGCGATCATGCGGCGGCCAGCGGTCTACGGTTTGCGGTGCTGCGCTACTTCAATGTCGCCGGAAGCGATGTGCGCGGGCGTATCGGCCCTGTTACCCGCAATGCCACTTTGCTGACCAAAGTCGCCTGTGAAGTCGCCACCGGAAAGCGCAAGCACCTTGCGATTTACGGCACCGATTTCGCTACGCCCGACGGCACCGGCGTGAGGGACTATGTCCACGTCGACGATCTCGCCCGCGCGCATTTCGATGCACTGACTTATCTCAGGGGCGGCGGCGAATCGGTCGTGCTGAATTGCGGTTACGGGCGCGGCTATTCGGTTCGCGACGTGTTGCGCGCCGTCGAGCGGGCCAATGGCGGCCCGATCCCGGTCGTCGACGCGCCGCGGCGGGCCGGGGATGTGCCGCTGCTGATCGCGGATGCGACAAAGATCCGTCGGGTGCTTGGCTGGGTTCCGCGTTACGACGATATCGATGCGATCATCGGCAGCGCACTCGCGTGGGAACATCGCATCGACGCGAGAACGCCTCGCCCGACATCGAGTCGCGTGCTCGAGGGGGCGGCGCTGCCGCGGCCGGACTCCCCTCACGCGATGGTCGTGTAG
- a CDS encoding TonB-dependent receptor domain-containing protein, with protein sequence MSLALAAALLGHASFAAAQDGQSSTNGTDSADKTTELSRIEVTGSNIRRLDVETASPVQVISKQDIENMGARTLLQVLDNLPAARPAQQDSRSLFTGSDGASQANLRGLGAQGTLVLLNGRRLSYYGAPAGFQTQFVNIDAIPAAAIERMEVLTDGASAVYGTDAVAGVINVITKRNYQGAEVSVTTDKSSRIDSYGEHQASITAGFGDLDKDRYNVYASVNLYRRDAIPLSDFYDKRPDQYYVNNPNYLKNLRLGTGSKPGVFNPGSYFAINPRTGARVQEAAPGCNNVLTGEAAGPRCIWQTWMNNEIDAGAETERMTGYVNAHFLVGENTEAFAELTYTDIDLRANGGTPRSFGTTTGNPTSWFSRNTGNTVNQFRYPFLGPNNEYNHASPELRAINGGVVGLQYLLQDVGDNYFGQRNTDKSYRGLFGLRGAIGDWNWETAFATAGTHSVTYQTINVNLDGFRKAFGPFTVDPGTGRVIISDHPAYKFGEISEANAALLREAYPTFDIQSWTRLHTLDGKIEGPLFNLPAGEMRAAFGFNISRETFYTPGNEDAANGLITQQGGSWFDGKRNTYALFAETVAPLTEKLELDAALRVDKYPNFSANLAPKIGLKYQVLPQLLLRGTYSEGFRAPSLAEAGTGGVFAQLGGFRDELRCAETNAIANLLRQSRRGGDVDLGNSLLNADCSRTVARMTQPNQDLEPEKAKIATLGFVFEPLDWLSVSADYWFIYRRNEIAAPDFSKEQDIVSMARSPITDSDRAAQAALAAMCADPASGVSCPGTLPGYSAGNVASVVGQYKNRGRTLVDGFDIDARSRFSLGEWGSLNVGVAATIARRKEAYLDDENGWYYGNTVGYHSNPRLRATINADWNYRQFTTSFFVNYVGHTKWAWDRVDAEDNNPETCTAGFLPVPEAQCDGVPSWWTANLSLAWRPTDKLNVGLTVKNLFDRQPFYDPNSFLGDSSDYASILGRSYSVTVGYKF encoded by the coding sequence CTGTCGTTGGCCCTGGCCGCCGCGCTGCTGGGTCACGCTTCTTTCGCTGCCGCACAGGATGGCCAGAGCAGCACGAACGGCACCGACAGCGCCGACAAGACCACCGAACTGTCGCGCATCGAAGTGACCGGCTCCAACATCCGCCGCCTGGACGTGGAGACCGCCTCGCCGGTGCAGGTCATCAGCAAGCAGGACATCGAGAACATGGGTGCGCGCACCCTGTTGCAGGTGCTCGACAATCTGCCGGCGGCGCGTCCGGCGCAGCAGGATTCGCGTTCGTTGTTCACCGGCTCCGACGGCGCTTCGCAGGCCAACCTGCGCGGCCTCGGCGCACAGGGCACCCTGGTGTTGTTGAACGGCCGCCGCCTGTCGTACTACGGCGCGCCGGCCGGCTTCCAGACCCAGTTCGTCAACATCGACGCCATTCCCGCCGCGGCGATCGAACGCATGGAGGTGCTGACCGACGGCGCCTCGGCCGTGTACGGCACCGACGCGGTGGCCGGCGTGATCAACGTGATCACCAAGCGCAACTACCAGGGCGCGGAGGTCAGCGTGACCACCGACAAGTCCTCGCGCATCGATTCCTACGGCGAGCACCAGGCCAGCATCACCGCCGGTTTCGGCGACCTCGATAAAGACCGTTACAACGTCTACGCCTCGGTCAACCTGTATCGCCGCGATGCGATTCCGCTGAGCGATTTCTACGACAAGCGGCCCGATCAGTACTACGTCAACAACCCGAACTATCTGAAGAACCTGCGTCTGGGCACCGGCAGCAAGCCGGGCGTGTTCAATCCCGGCAGTTACTTCGCCATCAACCCCAGGACCGGCGCGCGCGTGCAGGAAGCCGCACCGGGCTGCAACAACGTGCTGACCGGCGAAGCCGCCGGCCCGCGTTGCATCTGGCAGACCTGGATGAACAACGAGATCGACGCCGGCGCCGAGACCGAGCGCATGACCGGCTACGTCAACGCTCACTTCCTGGTCGGCGAGAACACCGAGGCGTTCGCCGAGCTGACCTATACCGACATCGACCTGCGCGCCAACGGCGGCACGCCGCGTTCGTTCGGCACCACCACCGGCAACCCGACCAGCTGGTTCTCGCGCAACACCGGCAATACGGTCAACCAGTTCCGCTATCCGTTCCTCGGGCCGAACAACGAGTACAACCACGCCAGCCCCGAGCTCCGGGCGATCAATGGAGGGGTGGTGGGTCTGCAGTATCTGTTGCAGGACGTCGGCGACAACTACTTCGGTCAGCGCAACACCGACAAGAGTTACCGCGGACTGTTCGGCCTGCGCGGCGCCATCGGCGACTGGAACTGGGAAACCGCTTTCGCCACCGCCGGTACGCACTCGGTCACTTACCAGACCATCAACGTCAACCTCGACGGCTTCCGCAAAGCCTTCGGCCCGTTTACCGTCGACCCGGGCACCGGCCGCGTGATCATCTCCGATCATCCCGCGTACAAGTTCGGCGAGATCAGCGAGGCCAACGCGGCCTTGTTGCGCGAGGCTTATCCAACCTTCGACATCCAGTCCTGGACCCGCCTGCACACCCTGGACGGCAAGATCGAAGGTCCGCTGTTCAACCTGCCGGCCGGCGAAATGCGCGCGGCGTTCGGCTTCAACATCAGCCGCGAGACCTTCTACACCCCGGGCAACGAAGACGCGGCCAACGGCCTGATCACCCAGCAGGGCGGTTCGTGGTTCGACGGCAAGCGCAACACCTACGCCCTGTTCGCCGAGACCGTGGCGCCGTTGACCGAGAAGTTGGAGCTCGACGCTGCGTTGCGCGTGGACAAGTACCCGAACTTCAGCGCCAACCTGGCGCCGAAGATCGGCTTGAAGTATCAGGTGCTGCCGCAGTTGCTGTTGCGCGGTACTTACTCGGAAGGCTTCCGCGCTCCCAGCCTGGCCGAGGCCGGCACCGGCGGCGTGTTCGCCCAGCTCGGCGGTTTCCGCGACGAGTTGCGCTGCGCCGAGACCAACGCCATCGCCAACCTGCTGCGCCAGTCGCGCCGCGGCGGCGACGTCGACCTCGGCAACTCGCTGCTCAATGCCGACTGCAGCCGCACCGTGGCGCGCATGACCCAGCCCAACCAGGACCTGGAGCCGGAGAAGGCCAAGATCGCTACCCTGGGCTTCGTGTTCGAACCGCTCGACTGGCTGTCGGTGTCGGCCGATTACTGGTTCATCTATCGCCGCAACGAGATCGCCGCACCGGACTTCAGCAAGGAACAGGACATCGTCTCGATGGCCCGTTCGCCGATCACCGATTCCGACCGCGCCGCGCAGGCGGCGTTGGCGGCGATGTGCGCCGACCCGGCCAGCGGCGTGAGCTGCCCGGGCACCTTGCCGGGCTACAGCGCCGGCAACGTGGCCAGCGTCGTCGGCCAGTACAAGAACCGCGGCCGCACCCTGGTCGACGGCTTCGACATCGATGCTCGCAGCCGCTTCTCGCTGGGCGAGTGGGGCAGCCTGAACGTCGGTGTGGCTGCCACCATCGCGCGCCGCAAGGAGGCCTACCTCGACGACGAAAACGGCTGGTACTACGGCAACACCGTGGGCTATCACAGCAATCCGCGTTTGCGCGCCACCATCAACGCCGATTGGAACTACCGCCAGTTCACCACCAGCTTCTTCGTCAACTACGTCGGCCACACCAAGTGGGCGTGGGACCGCGTCGATGCCGAGGACAACAACCCGGAGACCTGCACCGCCGGCTTCCTGCCGGTGCCTGAAGCGCAGTGCGACGGCGTGCCGTCGTGGTGGACGGCCAACCTGAGCCTGGCCTGGCGTCCGACCGACAAGCTCAACGTCGGTCTCACCGTCAAGAACCTGTTCGATCGTCAGCCGTTCTACGACCCGAACAGCTTCCTCGGCGACTCCAGCGACTACGCCAGCATCCTCGGCCGCAGCTACAGCGTCACGGTCGGTTACAAGTTCTGA